The genome window AGACTATTATGAAAAAATTTATCAGTTTAATTTCCTTTTTACTTTTATTTGTAAGTTCATCAACTTTGGCAACTTGGCAGCTAGATAATGAACAATCGTTGGTCAGTTTTGTCAGTATTAAAAAATCTGACGTGGCTGAATCTCATCATTTTGACTCTTTAAAAGGGATAATTAAAAGTAATGGCGAAGCCCAAGTAAGTATTTCTTTAGCAAGTGTTAATACCGGCATATCAATTCGTAATGAAAGAATGCAGGGAATGTTATTTGAATCTGAACTTTTCCCAAAAGCGATAATTACGGCAAATATCGGCACTAAGCTTATTGAAAAATTAGCTCTAGGTGAAAGTTCTGAATTAATGTTGCAAGGGCGCTTAGAATTGCACGGCATGAAAAAGAGCTTACAAATACCAACTTATGTAACAAAAGTAAGCAATACTAAGTTAATGGTAACAAGCATAAAGCCCGTGATAATTAATGCCAAAGATTTTGGTTTAGAAGAGGGTGTTAAAGAATTACAAAAAATAGCGTCTTTACCAAGCATTAGTAATGCTGTTCCGGTTAATTTTGTATTAACTTTTATTCGTGAAGGTTAATCGGCTTGGTTAAATTGTTCAAACGGTAAAATATTTACCGTTTCATGAAGCTCAGAATACACTAAGACAATTTGTTTGCTGGCTAACTGAGCTTTAATTTGTTGTTTTTTTTCATCCAAAGAACATTCAAACTCACCATAATCGGTACCTTCTCTGAAAATATAGTCTTCAATAATTGCGTTTAATGCTTCACTGCTGATTTGGTTAATATCGATAATCATTGGCTAAACTGCTCTGCTATAAAATTTAATACTCGGCGTTCTAGCCAATATTGAGGCTTAAAAGGATTATTACCACTGATATATCCAACATGACCGCCGTGATCACTAACTTCAAAATCAATCAAATTATTGTCTGGAATTTTATCCAAGTATTTATGGCAAAGGAATGGGTCGTCCATGGCGTGAATGATTAAAGTGGCTTTAGTGATTTTATCAAGTCGGTATAATCCACTGGCTTTTTCATAATAATCTTCAGCACTTTCAAAACCATTAATTGGCGCAGTCACTTTTTGATCGAACTCATATAGGGTTTTAATCTGCTCTAGTTCAGCTAGCTCGATATGAGAAATTAGCTTTAAGTTAATTTTTTCAGTGGTACTGTCTTTAAGCATATCTACCAAGTATTTTTGATACACTTTGGAAAACCCCTGATCTATTTGTGTACTACAACTGGCAAGATGTAATGGCGCACAGATAACGGCTGCACAATGAAATGGATTGTTAGGATCTTCGGCTAAATAATTAGCCAAAACGTTACCACCAAGTGAGAAGCCCAATATGGCTAATGGTCGGTTAACAAAGCGCTCCTTTAAATATTCAGTACAATAATGAATGTCCCAAGTGTCGCCGCTATGATAAGAAGGACCCTGACGATTAGGGCGACCACTACAACCTCTAAAATGCATTAATAAGCCAATCCAGCCTTTGGCTTTAATAGCGCCCATCATGCCTTTTGCGTAGTGGCTGTTAATTGAACCTTCTAACCCATGCAACACATAAACAATGGGTTTTAATGGGTGTAAGTTAGGATCTTCAGTCCAGGCAAGGTCTACAAAATCACCGTCTGGTAATTCAACCGTTTCGTTAATTACAGCAACAGTTTGCTTGCGACGTAAAATTTTGGCCGCCATAGTTTGTAAATGGCGGTTACTTAACCACCAGGCAGGTTTGAATGAACTGGATTTTAACATTTGACTCTCTATCTTTTATGGAAAAATTATAACCAAAAAAGTGTAGGGAGAATAGTTAAGAAAGCTTAATTAGCGGTAAATACTGCTAAGATCTGATTTAAATCATTGGTTACGGTCAATGTTTTATCTACAATTTTGTAATTATCAACAGCGCTTAACGCATTAAACAGTTTACTTTCTTGCTCAGAGGTATTTTGACAGAACTTGCGAGTGGCTCTGGCTGGACCAATTTCTAGTTTCCTCCCCGAGGAGTCGTAACTGCCTGAATAATTGTTGCAACCTGCATACCCTCTATAGGTGTTTTTTTCGGTTAAAAACTCAATGTTAACTGACTTTTTGTTTTCTCCTGTCTTAGCTGGAATACCGGCTAGAGAGGTTAGTTGCCATACTTGTCCTGTTAATGTTAACGCCATAGGATTTGCTTCTGGTTTTACGTCATTAGTTTGACAGGCAACACACAATATTGATGCCGCTATAGTGAGGCAGATTTTTGTTAGTTGTGGGCTCATTATGTTTCCAAAAATTTAAAATGCTTAAGATAATCATAGTGCTAACAACGGAAATAGGAAATGTGAGTTACGTTATAAATTGTAAATGAAGAATAATACTTGGCTTATACTTGTTGTCTTGAATTTTGTGGCATAATACGCGACATTAATTTTACCTATTTAGGATACAACAATGTCTATCGAACAGACCTTAAGAGATCGCAGTGGCGATAAATGTGAGCTTTGTGGCGCACAAGATACCCTTTCAGTTTATGAAGTCCCGCCGGTTGCAGAGCCAAACTCTGATAAGAGTGTTTTAGTTTGTTCTACTTGTGATAGCCAAATAAATGCTACTGACGGTGTATATGACACAAATCATTGGCGTTGTTTAAATGACAGTATGTGGTCACAAGTGCCAGTAGTACAAGTGATGGCATATCGTATGTTAAAACGGTTAAACGCAGAAAGCTGGGCGCAAGATGCGTTAGATATGATTTATCTTGAAGACGATGTACGCGAATGGGCAGACTCAGCTGCCGGTGATGCATTAGAAGAAGATGAACCAACATTAGATAACAACAAAGCACCATTAGCCGGTGGTGATAATGTAGTACTTATTAAAGATTTAGTGGTAAAAGGTGCTAACTTTACTGCTAAACGTGGTACTGCAGTTCGAAATATTTCTTTAACTTCAAACCCATTACACATTGAAGGCCGAGTAAACGGCACTCGTATTGTAATAATCAGCGACTACGTTAAAAAAATGTAATAAAATCAGGGTCAGAGTCAGGTTTTAAAATAAAACAACCTGACTCTGACCCTAAATTTTATCGCGGCTATTTTTATTTAACTGTCTGTTTTACTGTAAATTTTATTCTTTCCTCACAACTTTACATATTATACCTTTCTTAATTTTGTTGCTAAAAGTTGCAAAAATGTAACAAAAGTGTTGGAAAACTTCTTTTAAAACGTTACCCTTCTAGATTATGCGGAAAATGTAAGGATTCGGATTTACCTTACATTTAAAATAAAAACAATAAATAAAGGGACTTATCTATATGCTTGCTATACGCATTGCGATCTCTAAATACCTAAAAACTCTATTTTTTATTCTCTCTTCAACTATTTTAGTTGCTTGTGGCTCTGACTCAGATTCAAAGCCTGATGTCGAAAAAAAACCTGTACCTGTGATTACGCCAGACCCAACACCTGAGCCTGAGCCTGAACCTGAACCTGAACCTGAACCTGAACCTGAACCTGAACCTGAACCTGAACCTGAACCTGAACCTGAACCTGAACCTGAACCTGAAGAAATTAATATTACGGGTAGTGCCGTAAAAGGCCCTTTAGCTTTTGCTGACGTTAAAGTTTATGCAATAGATCCAGGCCAAGAAAATTTTGTTGGCGCCACTGTTGGCACAGGTAACACCGATGCAGCCTCGCAGATAGAAAATTTATCATTACCTTTCCCTTTGTCTCCACCATATATTCTAGAGATAAGTGCGGTTGAAGGCACTATAGATATTACAACTCAGCAATACCCCGTTATTGAAGTAATGAAAACATTACTTACTGATGAAATGTTATCTGGCGGTCAACAAATATTTGCTACGCCTTTAACCGATATGACCGTTTCTTTGATATTTAAAAATGCTGACTCGAACACTTTACCTTATACCGGTAATGCAGATGGCACTATTACTGATGCAGAAATTCTAGCCGCCGTTGAGCCAGCGCAAGAGCAGGTTAAATCTACCTTAGGCTTTGGTCTTGAAAAAGATGTTGATTTATTCAACACTCCACCACTTATTAATGCCGATACTGACTCTGCAGATGAACAAGCTTCTACAGCTGCTTACCGTAGTGCGGTTGAAGCATTAACGGCTGTTGTATATGAAATTAAACAATTAAGTGGTGATAGCGATATTAGTACCGATAGCATTGTTGATGACTTAGCTGCCGATTTATCTGATGGTGTTATTGATGGCGCGGCAGATGGCGTTGAAACTGAAAGCTACCCAGAAGCAGCACTTGAAGTATTAGAGCAAGATCCTGCTACATTGCCTATCCCTAATGATCCTGACGGACGTACCGTTGCGGATGTTAAAGAGTTAATTGTTGCCGAAACTGCTGATACAGGTAATGCTGAAACAGATACTTCTGCATTTGAAGCAAGTGAAGAGGTGATTGTATTAGCTCCTGCTGAAACCTCTCCTGATATTGATGGCGATGGCGTATTAAACTCGGAAGATGACTACCCAGAAGACGCGGCTGCGGATAGTGATTTTGATCAAGATGGTATGCCTGATGTGGCTTTTATAGTCGTTGATGGTATTCGAACTTCTGATGTTGATTTTGACCGTTCCGATAGTGATGATGATAATGATGGCGTAATCGATGATGATGATGCTTTTCCATTTGATGCAAGTGAAACCACAGATACCGATTTAGATGGCACTGGTAATAATGCCGATACTGACGATGATAATGACACCGTATTAGATGCAGCAGATGATTTCCCGTTAGATAGCACTCGCTCGAATGCTGTTGACCAAGACAATGATGGTTGGCCTGTAGGGCAAGATAGTGATGACAATAATGCGACTGTTCCAAATGTAGCTTATGTTGATAGCGATGGCGATGGTCAAGCAGACACTGGTGGTTTAGCACCAGATAGCGATGATGATAATGACGGTGTTGCTGATATTGATGACGTATTTCCGTTAGATGCCACTGAATCAAATGATTTAGATTTAGATGGTACTGGTGATAATGCCGATACCGATATTGATGGTGATAATATTGCCAATGAAGATGACCTTTTCCCATATGATGGTTTTGCATCAATTGATACCGATAATGACGGTATTGCTAACTATTATGACAATGATGATGATGGCGATAGCTTAGCTGATGATACGGAAGCATTATTGGGCACTGACCCACTAAATAATGATACAGATGGTGATGGTGTATTTGATAATGTTGATGCCTTGCCACTTGATGATACTGAGCGTTTTGATTCTGATAAAGATAGCGTAGGTAACAATTCTGATAATTGTCCATTAGTTGCCAACACCTTCCAGGTTAACTCAGATAATGACGATTTTGGTGATGCGTGTGATACTGATGACGATAATGATGGCGTTTTAGATACAGAAGATGACTTCCCATTAGATGCAACTAAATTTAATGCAGTAGATGCCGACAATGACGGTTGGCCTACAGAGCAAGATTCAGATGATAATGATGCAACTGTTCCTACAGTAGCATTTGTAGATACTGATGGTGATGGTCTTGCTGATAGTGGCGGTTTAACACCAGATACTGATGATGATAATGATGGCGTAGAAGATGCTAGCGATGTTTTCCCATTAGACGTGAATGAGTGGTTAGATACCGATGCTGATGGCACTGGTAATAATACCGACCTTGATGATGATAACGATGGTTACTCTGATGTAGATGAAAGTGCGATTGGCTCCGATCCATTATTGAATACAAGCTTACCTGCCGATTTTGACAGTGATGGTATTCCAGATGTTAGCGATGCTGATATTGATGGAGACGGTGTGCAAAATGGTGCTGATGCATTCGATTTTGATGCAACAGAAACTGTTGATACTGATGGCGATGGCACAGGTAATAACACTGACCCAGATATAGATGGTGATGGTGTTGCCAATGACGAGGATAGCTTCCCATTAGATGCTGCAGAAAGCACAGATACAGATTCTGATGGTAAAGGCGATAATTCTGATACCGATATAGATAATGACGGTGTAAACAACGCAAGTGATGCATTCCCGACAGATGCAACTGAATCTGTAGATACTGATTTAGATGGCACTGGTAACAATGCTGATACAGACGATGATGATGATAAATACACTGACACTGATGAAGCAGCAGCGGGTACAAACCCGCTAGCAAGTTCAAGTGTTCCTGCTGATTTAGATGGCGACTTCATTTCTGATGCCACAGATACAGATATTGATGGCGATACAGTATTAAATGCTGAAGATGCATTTCCGACAGATGCTACTGAAACTATAGATACAGATAACGATGGTGTTGGTAACAATGCCGACACTGATGATGATGGTGATGGCTATTCAGACAGCGATGAAAGTACTGTTGGCACCGATCCTCTTTTAGATTCTAGTGTTCCAAATGATTTAGACAGTGATTTTATTCCCGATTCATTAGATGCCGATCGTGATGGCGACGGTGAAGATAATGTAACTGATGCTTTCCCTGATAATGCCGCTGAAACTTTGGATACAGATTCTGACGGCACAGGTAACAATGCTGACCTTGATGACGATAACGATGGTTTCTCTGATGCTGACGAAATTGCAACTGGCTCAGATCCACTATTAGCAAGTAGTGTTCCTGGCGATATGGATGGCGATTTCATTCCTGACTCTATTGATGCTGATAGAGACGGTGATGGTGAAGATAACATCACTGATGCATTCCCTAATGATGCCAGTGAAACCGTTGATTCAGATTCTGATGGTACTGGTAACAATGCTGATCTTGATGATGATAATGATGGCTATTCTGATGCTGATGAAATAACTGTAGGCACAGATCCGTTATTAGATTCAAGCGTTCCAAATGACTTAGACAGTGATTTTATTCCTGATTCGCTTGATGCTGATCGTGATGGTGATGGTGTTGACAACGAAATAGATGCTTTCCCTGATAATTTTGCCGAAACAACTGATACGGATGGCGATACTATTGGTAACAACGCTGATAGTGACGATGATAACGATGGGTACTCTGATGTAGATGAAGCTGCTGCTGGCACCGATCCATTAGTAAATTCAGATGTGCCTGCTGATTTAGATGGTGATTTCATCTCTGATGCTACAGATACTGATATTGATGGCGATAGTGTTCTAAATGATGATGATGCATTCCCTACAAATGCTGCTGAAAGTGTTGATACAGACTCTGATGGCACGGGGAATAATGCTGATTTAGATGATGATAATGACGGCTACTCTGATCTTGATGAAGTTGCTGCCGGCACAGACTCTTTATTAGATAGTGATGTACCAGCAGATTTAGACGGCGATTTTATTTCTGATGCAACAGATACTGATATTGACGGTGATACTGTACTAAATGCTGATGATGCATTCCCTACAGATCCTACAGAAAGTAAAGACACTGATTTAGATACTGTAGGTGATAACGCGGATAACTGTCCGGTAACTCCTAACACAGACCAATTAGATACAGATACCAATGGCATTGGAGATGCTTGTGAACAAGCTGTTGATGTTCTAGAGGTACTTGAGTTTACTTATAATTTCAATTCTGGAGATGTGTTCACCGGTGTAATTAAAGGTTATATCCAAGAAGATAGCGATACAGTAATTGTTGAGTCATTTGTTTCTGCCGCAGTCAATGGTGAAGATTACCCATCAGTTACCATGGATGAAGTCAGAGCGACAAATATTGCTGATGCTGCGTCAATGAGCTTCAGTGGTGATGTGCTAGATTTCTGGGGTTGTCCATCTGGATTTACTGGTAGCTATTTAGACGGCGGTGATTGTAACTTCCGTAATGAGGGGGGGTTCTTATTAACTCATAGTATTGAATATCAACCAGAAGGTACTGCAAATGTAGCTATTGGTAATGGTGTAGATAAATATACCGAAGTAGGTATTACTATCGAAAATTGGTCATTAACTTATGTAGATAGTGATTCAGATACATTACGTGATGGTGTTGATAATTGTCCATATATCTCAAACATTGATCAAACTGATACTGATTTAAATGGTACTGGTGACATTTGTGATAACTATACGTTTGACTTAAATGGTCGCTGGTTAATTGAACAACAATACACACAAACAGGCACTGATGGTCAATGCCAACCAGAGCCAGTAGAAGCAGATATTGTGATCGCAACAATGAATGGATCACTATTTCACTTAGTGGGTCATGAAGACGCAGGTGAAGAAGGTGA of Thalassotalea fonticola contains these proteins:
- a CDS encoding META domain-containing protein — protein: MSPQLTKICLTIAASILCVACQTNDVKPEANPMALTLTGQVWQLTSLAGIPAKTGENKKSVNIEFLTEKNTYRGYAGCNNYSGSYDSSGRKLEIGPARATRKFCQNTSEQESKLFNALSAVDNYKIVDKTLTVTNDLNQILAVFTAN
- a CDS encoding hydrolase, yielding MLKSSSFKPAWWLSNRHLQTMAAKILRRKQTVAVINETVELPDGDFVDLAWTEDPNLHPLKPIVYVLHGLEGSINSHYAKGMMGAIKAKGWIGLLMHFRGCSGRPNRQGPSYHSGDTWDIHYCTEYLKERFVNRPLAILGFSLGGNVLANYLAEDPNNPFHCAAVICAPLHLASCSTQIDQGFSKVYQKYLVDMLKDSTTEKINLKLISHIELAELEQIKTLYEFDQKVTAPINGFESAEDYYEKASGLYRLDKITKATLIIHAMDDPFLCHKYLDKIPDNNLIDFEVSDHGGHVGYISGNNPFKPQYWLERRVLNFIAEQFSQ
- a CDS encoding YceI family protein — its product is MKKFISLISFLLLFVSSSTLATWQLDNEQSLVSFVSIKKSDVAESHHFDSLKGIIKSNGEAQVSISLASVNTGISIRNERMQGMLFESELFPKAIITANIGTKLIEKLALGESSELMLQGRLELHGMKKSLQIPTYVTKVSNTKLMVTSIKPVIINAKDFGLEEGVKELQKIASLPSISNAVPVNFVLTFIREG
- a CDS encoding YheU family protein, encoding MIIDINQISSEALNAIIEDYIFREGTDYGEFECSLDEKKQQIKAQLASKQIVLVYSELHETVNILPFEQFNQAD
- a CDS encoding PhnA domain-containing protein; the encoded protein is MSIEQTLRDRSGDKCELCGAQDTLSVYEVPPVAEPNSDKSVLVCSTCDSQINATDGVYDTNHWRCLNDSMWSQVPVVQVMAYRMLKRLNAESWAQDALDMIYLEDDVREWADSAAGDALEEDEPTLDNNKAPLAGGDNVVLIKDLVVKGANFTAKRGTAVRNISLTSNPLHIEGRVNGTRIVIISDYVKKM